A stretch of the Pseudoalteromonas marina genome encodes the following:
- a CDS encoding TonB-dependent receptor produces MASQKNNLFKKNKKYLWRKIKSHSSLFSVWPKTIHKEYVHLPLCLPIYVLVFSLFTTEVKASPVNDKAVFNIPRQRADLSLINFAEQADITLLFPLDKIQQLQTNTIAGEYSIINALQILLDGTGLQPHVSEDGQISILIDPSFERTDNMANYKKNGVSSAVLAVLSTMATLPAVAETAAQEPEIIEVRGIRGSLGRAMDAKREAGGVVDSISAEDIGKFPDTNLAESLQRITGVSIDRSGGEGQLITVRGFGPQFNTVLVNGRQMASENQSRAFSFDTIASELVKSLDVFKTSTATKQSGGIGSTVNVNTARPFAINGFKVAGSAKGIYDENSEETTPEISGLISNTFNDDTLGVLFAVSRQERETRLNQAQVDGWLENVGVPNPQTQSGQAYTGNIFSPRNYDHKVTTETRTRTNANLVIQYAPSDDLVITADGLYSDFDVEADTTSYGHWFTAPNLEGFGGAAGPTVDENGTVVDLYQEVGLATDMHAKKFDRLTNSSALGLNFDWHVNDNLNMKFDLSHSKAEREANNGGGDQLSLIGYANRVRFEVDGGILPYASEFASANPNIYSGQQELDGVAYNPAVTPDGVSNHLDTANSRAHVMLRRGWAVEDTVDQFRWDNIWYNDGTSGLVSVKFGAMYSTETKNLDRWDNEGVGIHCTFCGYPNDPSMDGLAQFVFDAGDDFLGDVSGSGRMPTSWLAHDGEANFAYLEQIAAANGQPISFDAVKRNKSFEITEDTFSFYTEFDFEAELAGMPLYATAGFRYESTDVKVKGTDEPVSALTILDKTEMLANFGAVENISASSDYEAILPNFSVKLEISDELIARAAVSQTITRPTLDSMSPVTVIETTRQGGNLTSSSGNPALEPFTSDNLDLSLEWYYADASYLSAGYFRKNVANFIINTTEDLTFELSGGGLLTDPSTGNDVDNPDAGDSTAVFTNTLPNNSESAIVDGWEVALQHSFDSGFGFMVNATFVDSDAELDSADITQVFALTGLSDSYNVVGFYENGPFQARLAYNWRDSFVQSLTQLNGDGVTIVEDYAQLDASGSYDITENVSVFFEGINLTEEYVHKRGRFSNQLLLVEDSGRRFALGIRGSF; encoded by the coding sequence ATGGCAAGTCAAAAAAATAATTTATTTAAAAAAAATAAAAAATATTTATGGAGGAAAATAAAAAGTCACTCGTCTTTGTTCAGTGTATGGCCAAAAACTATACACAAGGAATATGTGCATTTGCCGCTTTGTTTACCAATTTATGTGCTGGTTTTTAGCTTATTCACCACCGAGGTAAAAGCGAGCCCTGTAAACGATAAAGCAGTGTTTAATATTCCCAGACAAAGGGCCGATTTATCGCTAATAAATTTTGCCGAGCAAGCCGATATTACTTTGCTTTTTCCGCTGGATAAAATTCAGCAGTTACAAACAAATACTATTGCTGGCGAGTATTCAATAATAAACGCATTACAGATTTTACTCGATGGCACAGGGTTGCAACCGCATGTTAGCGAAGATGGGCAAATATCTATTTTAATAGATCCAAGCTTCGAGAGAACTGACAACATGGCTAACTATAAAAAAAATGGCGTGTCGAGTGCTGTACTAGCTGTACTAAGCACAATGGCAACGCTCCCTGCAGTAGCAGAGACAGCAGCACAAGAACCAGAAATAATTGAAGTACGCGGAATTAGAGGCTCGCTTGGCCGAGCTATGGATGCCAAAAGAGAAGCGGGTGGCGTGGTTGACTCCATTTCAGCTGAAGATATTGGTAAATTTCCTGACACAAATTTAGCTGAGTCTTTACAGCGTATTACAGGGGTTTCAATAGACCGTTCAGGCGGTGAAGGGCAGCTCATTACAGTACGTGGGTTTGGCCCTCAGTTTAATACAGTGCTTGTAAATGGACGCCAAATGGCCTCTGAAAATCAAAGCCGTGCGTTTAGTTTTGATACCATTGCATCAGAGCTGGTTAAAAGCTTAGACGTATTTAAAACCTCAACAGCCACAAAGCAGTCAGGTGGTATTGGTTCAACAGTCAATGTAAATACAGCGCGCCCATTTGCTATTAATGGCTTTAAAGTTGCGGGCAGTGCTAAGGGTATTTACGATGAAAATAGTGAAGAAACTACACCTGAGATATCTGGGTTAATCAGCAATACATTTAATGATGACACACTGGGTGTGTTATTTGCTGTTTCTCGCCAAGAGCGCGAAACACGCTTAAACCAGGCGCAGGTAGATGGCTGGTTAGAAAATGTAGGCGTCCCAAACCCGCAAACTCAAAGCGGGCAAGCATACACCGGTAATATTTTTTCGCCGCGTAACTATGATCATAAAGTTACTACAGAAACACGTACACGTACTAATGCAAATTTAGTTATACAGTATGCACCCTCAGATGATTTAGTCATAACAGCTGATGGGCTTTATTCTGATTTCGATGTAGAAGCAGACACCACGTCATACGGGCATTGGTTTACAGCACCAAACTTAGAAGGCTTTGGCGGGGCTGCAGGCCCAACCGTAGACGAAAATGGTACTGTGGTTGATCTATATCAAGAGGTAGGCCTTGCTACTGATATGCACGCTAAAAAGTTTGATCGCTTAACAAACTCTAGCGCATTAGGTTTAAACTTTGATTGGCATGTAAACGATAATTTAAATATGAAATTTGATTTAAGCCACTCAAAAGCTGAGCGTGAGGCTAATAACGGTGGTGGCGATCAGCTATCCTTGATTGGCTATGCTAACCGAGTTCGATTCGAAGTTGATGGCGGTATTTTGCCTTACGCGAGTGAGTTTGCTTCTGCTAATCCCAATATTTACAGCGGTCAGCAAGAGCTTGACGGTGTTGCTTATAACCCTGCTGTTACGCCCGATGGCGTATCAAACCATTTAGATACCGCCAATAGCCGAGCACATGTAATGCTACGCCGTGGTTGGGCTGTAGAAGATACCGTGGATCAATTTCGCTGGGATAACATTTGGTATAACGATGGCACCTCTGGCCTAGTTTCGGTCAAATTTGGCGCTATGTATTCAACAGAAACTAAAAACCTTGATCGTTGGGACAACGAAGGTGTTGGTATTCACTGTACTTTTTGTGGTTACCCGAATGATCCAAGTATGGATGGCTTAGCGCAATTCGTATTTGACGCAGGGGATGACTTTTTAGGTGATGTAAGCGGTAGCGGTCGAATGCCAACGTCATGGCTTGCACACGATGGCGAGGCAAATTTTGCTTACCTTGAGCAAATAGCTGCGGCGAATGGTCAGCCCATTAGTTTTGATGCAGTTAAACGTAATAAGTCGTTTGAGATCACTGAAGATACGTTCTCGTTTTATACAGAGTTCGACTTTGAAGCTGAACTTGCAGGCATGCCTTTATACGCAACAGCGGGCTTTAGATACGAAAGCACTGATGTAAAAGTAAAGGGCACAGATGAGCCGGTTAGTGCATTAACCATTTTAGATAAAACAGAAATGCTCGCTAACTTTGGCGCTGTAGAAAATATTTCAGCAAGTTCAGATTACGAAGCGATTTTGCCTAACTTTAGTGTAAAGCTTGAAATAAGTGATGAGCTAATAGCACGTGCTGCGGTATCACAAACAATTACACGGCCAACGCTCGATAGTATGTCGCCTGTAACAGTTATTGAAACAACTCGTCAAGGCGGCAATTTAACATCAAGCTCTGGTAACCCAGCGCTTGAGCCATTTACCTCTGATAACTTAGATTTATCGTTGGAGTGGTATTACGCTGATGCCAGTTATTTATCTGCGGGTTACTTTAGAAAAAATGTTGCTAACTTCATTATTAATACGACCGAAGACTTAACCTTTGAATTGTCTGGCGGCGGATTGTTAACTGACCCCTCTACAGGTAACGATGTAGACAACCCTGATGCTGGCGACTCAACGGCTGTATTTACTAATACATTACCAAATAATAGCGAATCGGCGATTGTTGATGGCTGGGAAGTCGCCTTACAACATAGTTTTGATAGTGGCTTTGGATTTATGGTTAATGCAACATTTGTAGACAGCGATGCAGAGTTAGACTCTGCAGATATAACTCAAGTTTTTGCATTAACAGGCTTAAGCGACTCTTATAATGTGGTTGGCTTTTATGAGAATGGACCATTTCAAGCGCGTTTAGCTTATAACTGGCGCGATAGCTTTGTACAGTCACTAACACAGCTAAATGGCGATGGTGTAACCATTGTAGAAGATTACGCACAACTTGATGCTAGCGGCAGCTATGACATTACCGAAAATGTATCGGTATTTTTTGAAGGTATTAACTTAACCGAAGAATACGTGCACAAGCGTGGTCGTTTTTCTAATCAATTATTGTTGGTTGAAGATAGCGGACGACGTTTTGCGTTAGGTATTCGCGGTAGTTTTTAA
- a CDS encoding YeeE/YedE family protein, protein MVTEFTPISAALGGALIGIACALLLVLFGKVAGISGLVKSLFTPLKPDNVWKVCFIAGLLLAGVATLFVAPELLEGDLNIPSWLIIVAGLLVGVGTSLANGCTSGHGVCGMSRFSTRSWVSTCVFMLVAVITANLIG, encoded by the coding sequence ATGGTAACCGAATTTACGCCCATTTCAGCCGCTTTAGGCGGTGCGTTAATAGGTATAGCCTGCGCACTATTACTGGTTTTATTTGGCAAAGTAGCCGGTATTTCAGGATTAGTTAAATCGCTGTTCACCCCATTAAAACCCGATAATGTATGGAAAGTATGCTTTATTGCAGGCTTACTACTTGCAGGCGTTGCTACCTTATTTGTTGCACCTGAATTATTAGAGGGCGATTTAAATATACCCTCTTGGTTAATTATTGTAGCGGGACTTTTAGTGGGTGTAGGTACTTCACTTGCGAATGGTTGTACAAGCGGGCATGGCGTGTGTGGCATGTCGCGTTTTTCTACTCGCTCTTGGGTTTCAACATGTGTGTTTATGCTTGTTGCCGTTATCACTGCTAACTTAATTGGATAA
- a CDS encoding FecR family protein, whose amino-acid sequence MTNIHHINERNTSDDSRLDKASEWLAKLDRGLTKSEEQALKQWLAQSYKNVEVLLEVAKLWDKMDDLSRLSDLFPQTPVKQKRLPMWLSATAASILLAVALSLFQEAFNFSFFYPVNQSAVVAKQLNFQTDVGESKDILLSDKSKITLNTNSFVQVRYTQHSRVINLLRGEIHIDVAHDKTRPLSVIAGDKVIQAVGTAFNVEVGQKQIELIVTDGKVLVAEQKAESLPNLSLGTNKQGQYLSNSSTSVSKGEKLDLSFKGKIAKAVEKVDPMDVAARLSWRKGSLIFRGESLAEAMAEISRYTNIDFELSEDDRLKQVQVAGMFKTGDIKGLLEVLNNNFNIDYERVSPDKIRLKYAAPHISI is encoded by the coding sequence ATGACTAATATTCATCACATAAACGAGCGTAACACTAGCGACGATTCACGCCTTGATAAGGCCAGTGAGTGGTTGGCTAAACTTGACCGTGGATTGACTAAATCTGAAGAGCAAGCGCTAAAGCAATGGTTAGCACAATCTTATAAAAATGTAGAAGTGTTACTTGAGGTAGCAAAGCTGTGGGATAAAATGGACGATCTCAGTCGTTTGTCAGATTTATTTCCACAAACACCAGTAAAACAAAAACGTCTCCCTATGTGGTTGAGTGCAACTGCTGCTTCTATTTTATTAGCGGTTGCACTTAGCCTTTTTCAAGAAGCGTTTAACTTTTCATTTTTTTACCCAGTTAATCAGTCAGCAGTGGTTGCTAAACAACTCAATTTTCAAACCGACGTAGGTGAAAGTAAGGACATACTGCTTTCTGATAAAAGCAAAATCACCTTAAACACAAATAGCTTCGTTCAAGTGAGGTATACCCAACACTCTCGCGTAATAAATTTACTGCGTGGCGAAATTCATATAGACGTAGCTCACGACAAAACGCGTCCTTTAAGTGTTATCGCTGGTGATAAAGTTATTCAGGCTGTTGGTACTGCATTTAATGTAGAAGTAGGTCAAAAGCAAATAGAACTCATTGTGACAGATGGCAAAGTCCTTGTTGCAGAGCAAAAAGCCGAATCGTTACCCAACCTTTCCCTGGGGACTAATAAACAAGGACAGTATTTATCAAATAGTTCAACTTCGGTGTCAAAGGGAGAAAAACTTGATTTAAGCTTTAAAGGTAAAATTGCTAAAGCGGTCGAAAAAGTTGATCCTATGGATGTAGCCGCTAGATTATCTTGGCGCAAAGGTAGCTTAATATTTAGAGGTGAATCACTTGCTGAAGCAATGGCTGAAATCAGCCGCTATACAAATATAGATTTTGAGCTTTCAGAAGATGACCGTCTCAAACAAGTACAAGTAGCTGGCATGTTTAAAACGGGCGATATTAAAGGACTATTAGAAGTATTAAACAATAATTTTAATATTGATTATGAGAGAGTTAGCCCTGATAAAATTCGTCTAAAATACGCTGCACCACACATCTCAATTTAG
- a CDS encoding DUF6691 family protein — protein MKAITSVFLGFIFGLGLIISGMTNPDKVLNFLTFGENWDGSLIIVMAVAMGIMMLAWFWVSKKDSPLFGEAFSLSNLKNVDRRLITGSVLFGLGWGLSGICPGPGLVQLVSLKMEFWLFFASVLGGMWLAKKI, from the coding sequence ATGAAAGCAATTACATCGGTGTTTTTAGGCTTTATTTTCGGCTTAGGTCTTATTATTAGTGGAATGACTAACCCTGATAAAGTACTCAATTTTTTAACCTTTGGCGAGAATTGGGATGGCAGTTTAATTATTGTAATGGCTGTAGCCATGGGAATAATGATGTTGGCGTGGTTTTGGGTTTCTAAAAAAGACAGCCCTTTATTTGGTGAAGCATTTAGCCTGAGTAATCTAAAAAATGTAGATCGTAGATTAATTACGGGCTCTGTTTTGTTTGGTTTAGGGTGGGGATTGAGTGGTATATGTCCAGGCCCTGGCTTGGTTCAGTTAGTGTCACTCAAAATGGAGTTTTGGCTGTTTTTTGCCTCGGTACTAGGTGGAATGTGGTTGGCTAAAAAAATATAA
- a CDS encoding mechanosensitive ion channel family protein codes for MLKNTLDVINNTPWLSTVAYLLLITILLFFIRFFIMYWLKKWTSKTTFTFDTLLLDSISKPLTLCTFIVLITILEHDTFVIDPELAKRIPFNSINIVLALLALIFFLNHFIIGTVNHYAKQSAVIFNSQSIIKGVIRVTLFSVGLLVLLGTLGISITPIIASLGITSLAVALALQPTLENFFSGVQLVIDKPIRVGDFIELESKEQGFVEKIGWRSTWVKMLPNNMIIIPNSQLSKSRIINYFYPEKELSVPVDVSVHYSSDLEFVEQVTLEVARQVLIDHEWGVDDYNTFVVYHTFDNSSINFTVMLRAKEYFNRFWVKSAFIKALHKRYNQEGIVIPFPITAINTAQEAANFNSDKN; via the coding sequence ATGCTCAAAAATACGCTTGACGTTATTAACAACACCCCTTGGTTGAGTACAGTAGCTTACCTTTTACTCATAACTATACTCTTGTTTTTTATTCGTTTTTTTATAATGTATTGGTTAAAAAAGTGGACATCAAAAACCACTTTTACCTTCGATACCCTACTTCTTGATTCAATATCTAAACCACTCACGCTTTGCACATTTATTGTGCTAATCACCATTTTGGAGCACGATACATTCGTTATTGACCCCGAGTTAGCGAAGCGAATTCCGTTCAACAGCATCAATATTGTATTAGCTTTACTTGCGCTTATTTTCTTTTTAAATCACTTTATTATTGGCACGGTTAATCACTACGCTAAACAATCAGCCGTTATATTCAATTCTCAAAGTATTATTAAGGGGGTTATTCGCGTTACATTGTTTTCAGTAGGGTTGTTGGTTTTATTAGGCACATTGGGTATTTCAATTACACCTATTATTGCATCTCTTGGTATTACGTCATTGGCGGTGGCACTTGCTCTGCAACCCACCCTTGAAAACTTTTTTTCGGGCGTACAGCTCGTTATAGATAAACCCATACGCGTAGGTGATTTTATTGAGCTTGAGTCAAAGGAGCAAGGCTTTGTAGAAAAAATTGGTTGGCGCTCTACGTGGGTTAAAATGCTGCCAAATAATATGATTATTATTCCTAATAGTCAGCTTTCTAAATCGCGTATTATTAATTACTTTTACCCCGAAAAAGAGCTGAGTGTACCTGTTGATGTAAGCGTACATTACAGCTCAGACCTAGAATTTGTAGAGCAGGTAACGCTTGAAGTTGCGCGACAAGTACTGATTGACCATGAGTGGGGCGTTGATGATTACAATACCTTTGTGGTGTATCACACCTTTGATAACTCAAGTATTAATTTTACCGTAATGCTGCGCGCAAAAGAGTACTTTAATCGGTTTTGGGTTAAATCTGCATTTATTAAAGCGCTGCACAAACGCTATAACCAAGAAGGTATTGTGATCCCCTTTCCTATTACAGCTATCAACACAGCTCAAGAAGCCGCTAATTTTAATAGTGATAAAAATTAA
- a CDS encoding RNA polymerase sigma factor: protein MTKDTLFYKVYLASRKSLSNVVARIVPPHEIEDIVQETYVRICQIKNTENISSPKSFIYKTARNLALDYQKQANIRLVDGIDNMEALEQLLAEHQQDEMYEKALTDSEFSNFCEAIRLLPVQCRKVFVLKKVYGYSQREIAAQLNLSESTVEKHIATGMKRCTQFMRQSKKSVYEQPNTSSQLNAGGGND, encoded by the coding sequence ATGACGAAAGACACACTTTTTTATAAGGTCTATTTGGCCTCGCGCAAAAGTCTCTCAAATGTAGTTGCACGCATAGTGCCGCCACATGAAATTGAAGATATAGTGCAAGAAACTTATGTGCGAATTTGTCAGATTAAAAACACTGAAAACATAAGCTCACCAAAATCTTTTATTTATAAAACGGCGCGAAATTTAGCGCTCGATTACCAAAAGCAAGCCAATATACGCCTAGTCGATGGGATCGACAACATGGAAGCGTTAGAGCAACTCTTAGCGGAGCATCAGCAAGACGAAATGTATGAAAAAGCACTAACCGATAGTGAGTTTTCTAATTTTTGTGAAGCCATACGGCTTTTACCTGTGCAGTGCCGCAAAGTGTTTGTATTAAAAAAAGTGTATGGTTATTCGCAGCGAGAAATTGCTGCTCAATTAAACCTTAGTGAAAGTACCGTGGAAAAACATATAGCAACAGGCATGAAACGTTGTACGCAATTTATGCGTCAATCTAAAAAAAGTGTTTATGAGCAACCAAATACTTCTTCGCAGCTAAATGCAGGAGGTGGGAATGACTAA
- a CDS encoding OmpP1/FadL family transporter: MKQKPKKVITLFAIPEFAIGHQLNDKINIGLLVYGNGGMNTDYNAESEPEGTFYAGTTGVDLKQMFISPTISYQLNEQTKVGVSPIYVVQQFKATGLGNFAPFSQSPQALTNNGTDTSTGLGVQVGITQTVGTSFSWGASYRSSVSMDEFDSYKGLFAENGGFDLPSSIQIGAAYKLTPTNQVVFDWQKINYSEVKSIANPMSNLMSAPLGASAGAGFGWEDMDIYKLGYQWQRTAKQKIRFGVSYTQQPIPSSEVLFNILAPGVQEWHFTTGFSHKVSEKVQLNAMAFYSPAKKVSGANFLAPNQQLSIEMQQSGVGVSIVWGI, from the coding sequence TTGAAGCAAAAACCCAAAAAAGTGATAACATTATTTGCTATTCCTGAATTTGCCATTGGCCACCAGCTCAATGACAAAATAAATATTGGCTTATTAGTTTACGGCAATGGCGGCATGAACACCGACTACAACGCCGAGTCAGAACCCGAAGGCACATTTTATGCTGGCACGACTGGCGTTGATTTAAAGCAGATGTTTATTAGCCCAACTATTAGCTATCAGTTAAATGAGCAAACAAAAGTGGGGGTTTCACCTATTTATGTTGTGCAACAGTTTAAAGCGACAGGCCTTGGAAACTTTGCGCCTTTTTCGCAATCACCCCAAGCGCTTACAAATAATGGCACCGACACCAGCACAGGTTTAGGTGTACAAGTGGGTATAACTCAAACCGTAGGCACATCGTTTAGCTGGGGTGCCAGTTACCGATCATCGGTGTCTATGGATGAGTTTGATAGCTATAAAGGTTTATTTGCAGAAAATGGTGGCTTTGATTTACCAAGCTCGATTCAAATTGGTGCCGCTTATAAGTTAACGCCTACAAACCAGGTTGTATTTGATTGGCAAAAAATAAACTACAGTGAAGTTAAAAGCATTGCCAATCCAATGAGTAACTTAATGTCTGCACCTTTAGGTGCAAGCGCAGGTGCAGGGTTTGGCTGGGAAGATATGGATATATATAAACTAGGCTATCAGTGGCAGCGCACTGCAAAGCAAAAAATTCGCTTTGGTGTTTCATACACGCAACAGCCTATTCCATCGTCTGAGGTGTTATTTAATATTTTAGCGCCGGGTGTACAAGAGTGGCATTTTACAACGGGTTTTAGTCATAAAGTTAGCGAAAAAGTACAATTAAACGCTATGGCTTTTTACTCGCCAGCTAAAAAAGTATCGGGTGCAAACTTTTTAGCGCCTAACCAACAATTATCAATTGAAATGCAACAGTCTGGTGTTGGTGTATCTATTGTTTGGGGAATTTAA
- a CDS encoding sugar porter family MFS transporter, protein MTSPISPSSHSSAHTLGTCSLFYVIFISAVAAIGGFLFGFDSGVINGTVSALGNAFNSSSVATGFNVASVLLGCAVGALAAGPLADKFGRRAIMIITAIIFAISAFGSGISESSAEFIFYRLFGGLGIGAASVLAPAYIAEVAPPALRGRLATLQQLAIVLGLFAAFLSNYLIADAAGSAQNILMLDIAAWRWMFWVELVPAILFLVGVLFIPESPRYLVAQGKVDDAKTVFSKISNDSADAQISDVNSSLHSDKKPSIRDLFIDGSKKVHPIVWAGVALSVFQQFVGINVVFYYGSELWQAAGFDESQSLFINVLAGTTNIVSTFIAIALVDKIGRKPLLLVGSVGMFISLSALTYIFGSAGLDEAGKLALSDNMGTFALIMANLFVVFFGLSWGPVVWVLLGEMFNNRIRGAALAVAASAQWIANFAITMTFPIMLANIGLAGAYGFYALSALISIFFVAKYINETRGKTLESM, encoded by the coding sequence ATGACATCACCTATCTCGCCGAGCAGTCATAGCTCGGCGCACACATTGGGCACATGCTCTCTTTTTTATGTAATTTTTATCTCTGCAGTGGCTGCTATTGGTGGCTTTTTATTTGGTTTTGACTCGGGCGTTATTAACGGTACGGTGTCGGCGCTCGGCAATGCGTTTAATTCAAGCAGTGTGGCTACGGGCTTCAATGTGGCATCGGTATTATTAGGGTGCGCCGTGGGGGCTCTTGCTGCGGGCCCGCTGGCTGATAAGTTTGGTCGCCGTGCCATTATGATCATCACCGCGATTATTTTTGCTATTAGTGCGTTTGGCTCAGGCATTAGCGAAAGCTCGGCCGAGTTTATTTTTTACCGCTTATTTGGTGGCTTAGGTATTGGTGCTGCATCGGTATTGGCGCCGGCTTATATTGCAGAGGTTGCACCACCCGCACTTCGTGGTCGTTTAGCTACACTTCAACAACTCGCTATTGTATTGGGCTTGTTTGCTGCGTTTTTAAGTAACTATTTAATTGCTGATGCAGCTGGTAGTGCGCAAAACATTTTAATGCTTGATATAGCCGCTTGGCGCTGGATGTTTTGGGTTGAGCTTGTGCCTGCAATACTGTTTTTAGTGGGTGTGTTGTTTATTCCTGAGTCGCCTCGTTATTTAGTGGCGCAAGGTAAAGTAGACGATGCAAAAACGGTATTTAGTAAAATTTCGAACGACAGTGCTGATGCGCAAATAAGCGATGTTAATAGCTCTTTGCATAGCGATAAAAAGCCGAGTATTCGTGATTTATTTATTGATGGCAGTAAAAAAGTACACCCAATTGTTTGGGCGGGTGTTGCGCTGAGTGTATTTCAGCAATTTGTAGGTATTAACGTGGTATTTTATTACGGCTCTGAGCTTTGGCAAGCTGCTGGGTTTGACGAGTCGCAATCGCTATTTATAAATGTATTAGCGGGTACTACTAATATTGTATCGACCTTTATTGCTATTGCCCTTGTTGACAAAATTGGTCGGAAACCACTTTTACTTGTGGGCAGTGTGGGTATGTTTATTAGCTTAAGTGCGCTTACTTATATATTTGGCAGCGCAGGCCTTGATGAAGCAGGCAAGCTTGCACTTAGCGATAACATGGGTACGTTTGCGCTTATAATGGCTAACTTATTTGTGGTATTTTTTGGTTTAAGTTGGGGCCCGGTTGTGTGGGTGTTATTAGGTGAAATGTTTAATAACCGTATTCGCGGCGCAGCGCTTGCAGTTGCTGCAAGCGCACAGTGGATTGCTAACTTTGCCATTACCATGACCTTCCCTATTATGCTGGCTAATATTGGCCTTGCAGGTGCGTACGGCTTTTATGCGTTATCGGCACTTATAAGCATATTTTTTGTGGCTAAATACATTAATGAAACCCGTGGTAAAACACTTGAGTCTATGTAA
- the zigA gene encoding zinc metallochaperone GTPase ZigA, translated as MINKLPVTVISGFLGAGKTTVLSHILNNRQGKKVAVIVNDMSDINIDAATIKSGVSLNHSNEKLVEMSNGCICCTLREDLLIEVGKLANDGRFDYLVIESTGISEPLPVAETFTFADENGVSLSDVATLDTMVTVVDAVNFLNDYEQANDLQDTGESLGKDDERSVADLLVDQVEFADVILISKTDLITNNELNKLTAILNTLNTQANIIPISNGHININEVLNTGLFNFERAQQAPGWLKEMRGEHIPETEEYGIGSFNYTARRPFDPEKFYNFLHNTEQFGELIRSKGYFWLATRPLFCAQWSQAGGIAHYGFAGMFYKAIPKKDWPTEPELLADINSKWLEPFGDMRQELVFIGQSLNKHAMIKALDDCLLPEDAVLKGKDFWKTFNDPFPIWEEE; from the coding sequence ATGATAAATAAACTGCCCGTCACAGTGATATCAGGTTTTTTGGGGGCTGGTAAAACTACTGTACTTAGTCATATTCTTAATAACAGGCAAGGAAAAAAAGTCGCCGTCATAGTTAACGATATGAGCGATATAAATATCGATGCCGCAACAATTAAAAGTGGTGTATCGCTTAATCACAGTAACGAAAAACTGGTCGAGATGAGTAACGGTTGTATTTGCTGCACCCTACGAGAAGACTTACTTATTGAAGTGGGCAAACTTGCCAATGATGGGCGTTTTGATTACCTCGTCATTGAATCTACAGGCATATCTGAGCCCCTCCCCGTTGCAGAAACATTTACCTTTGCCGACGAAAACGGGGTTTCACTTAGTGATGTTGCCACCCTCGATACCATGGTAACAGTGGTTGACGCGGTTAACTTTTTAAACGACTACGAACAAGCAAACGACTTACAAGATACTGGCGAATCGTTAGGTAAAGACGACGAGCGAAGCGTTGCCGACTTACTTGTTGACCAAGTTGAATTTGCTGATGTTATTTTAATTAGTAAAACTGATTTAATTACAAACAATGAATTAAATAAACTTACTGCTATTTTAAATACGCTTAACACTCAAGCTAACATTATTCCTATATCAAACGGGCATATTAATATTAACGAAGTGCTAAACACCGGCTTATTTAATTTTGAACGTGCCCAACAAGCACCGGGTTGGCTTAAAGAAATGCGTGGTGAACATATTCCCGAAACCGAAGAGTATGGTATTGGCAGTTTTAATTACACTGCGCGCCGCCCATTTGATCCTGAAAAGTTTTATAACTTTTTGCACAACACCGAGCAATTTGGCGAGCTCATTCGTTCTAAAGGATATTTTTGGTTAGCAACACGTCCTTTATTTTGCGCGCAGTGGAGCCAAGCTGGCGGTATAGCGCATTACGGGTTTGCAGGCATGTTTTATAAAGCAATACCTAAAAAAGACTGGCCCACAGAGCCCGAACTACTTGCTGATATAAACAGTAAGTGGTTAGAGCCCTTTGGTGACATGCGCCAAGAGCTTGTGTTTATTGGTCAGTCGTTAAATAAACACGCCATGATTAAAGCGCTTGATGACTGCCTACTCCCAGAAGATGCTGTTCTAAAAGGTAAAGATTTTTGGAAAACCTTTAACGACCCGTTTCCTATTTGGGAGGAAGAGTAA